DNA sequence from the Cottoperca gobio chromosome 10, fCotGob3.1, whole genome shotgun sequence genome:
gttaaaacggTATGCAAGTACCAAGCCAAATAGGAGGAGACCTttccttatttaataaaaagcagagtcgggcaaactcatgctttttgtaaagtgtgccattcagattttagctttgcatacggcggaaaaagcgatgttcaccagcatgaaaaatcgtccaagcacaagcacgcccaagaggcacaaaaacattcactgtcaatgacttcatttgtgacaagaactgtttcagaggcagatcaagtgaccaaagctgagggaaagatgtcaatgctttgcgctaaaaaataacgtagccttcagcttctgcgatgatttcagtcgcagtgtagcgacatgtttccagactctgccatcgcaaggaagtcctcatcgggaaaacaaaagccacacaactcaaaaaaacacaaaaaataaatattgcatggTTGACAACATTGTTGCTTTATTTACAGTGACAAGGCTAGGGGCCCTGAACAGATAGTAGATTTCAGATAATAGTGTTTGgcacgttttatttatttatttattacttacaCAACATAGCctacttttttatatttttgatacCAAATACAAAAGGATATCACTAAATCTATATGAAATTCATGATTCGagtaatgattttttttttaaaacagcagaAAGTAGGCtcctgacaaaaacaaaacaaaacacacacatcgtAAATGGCGCGGGCCTATATGTAAAAGCTTACCACCAGAGATGCCCAGTATGCCAACAGACACGTGCAGAGAGGGGCGTTGAGCCATCGTCAAGTAGAGTCCTGAAGACGTGAAGCTGCACTTTATAGAGCTGCGTCTGACGTCTGCACGCAGGAAGAACCTGAGCTGCCCCACACTGGGAAAAACACCGGGCAGGTGCGTCACAGTCAAGGAAGACAAATAGGCTTCTCAAATAAATCCTCCCACAGGAAGTGCATCTTTGCATCTTCAAAGTGAGGTAATTGGGAACTTCAATATTATATGCATTAGGCGTATATATACACTTAGTCTAAATATCAACACTAATGATTATTGTATTAGGCTAACAAAATGCGATCATAATTTCACATGCCGTTTTTGAcctgtacattttaaataacagatcTGGTGATTTATGTAGTTTAAGTATTAGGTTTCTAGAATAATCTTTTTCTCTACCTGTGGAAAAGACTCACATTGATATTATACTTAAAGCACCTTCTATTTTGTTCagtatttatttagcctagtaattaattaatgtatatattttcttttaaattattctATAAAGATAATCATAATCCAATAATTgtcacacacagaacatttaaTACAACTAATTAATAAACTAAtcatgttatttaaatgttccctAATGACatcacttttttttgttcattgaAAACTGAGAGGAATGATTCAGCATTTTTACGTCCAAAGGTAACCATGACAATCCAACAGTGTTCCTGGTTACCTTTAGGCTGTGTGATGTCACCCTTTGTGCAGCAGGTTGTGGGAGGAGACAGTAGCAGGCACGACTATAAAGACTGCAGATTACAGCCAGTACACCTCTCTGCTGAACGGCTTGATCGTACACAGCTAAACCTCCTATTGTTCGTACACAAGGTGATATCTATCCACACTGTCTTCACTTCTGCTATCTAAACTTAACCAATGCCTTCTCCTAATATTATAAGGAAAAAACACTTGTTGGTTTTAGACGATAATGTTATGAGTAAATGCAAAGTAGCATTGCAAAATGCACGagagaaatgtttaaatgcttAAAAGGTGTCTCAGAGATATTCATTCATCAGTACTGCATGTCTGTATTCAGACTCCAACCTTTTCCTGTAGCTTCTCTTTAATGGTGTCAACAACAGTGTTTCCTGGCAGCAGCAGATCTGCTGGGACTGCTTTGTCCCCTGGCTTTGTACATTCTTAATGTGAACAAGTGTGACAGGTGGCTCAGCAGCAGTCCTCTGCATTTGTGATAGGAAAACAAATAGGGGTCAAACACAttagatcaaatcaaatcaaatcaaatgtatttgtatagcccaatatcacaaattatacatttgtctcagtgtgctttacagactgtacaggttacgacaccctctgtccttagaccctcgcatcgcacaaggaaaaacttcctaaaagaaatcccaaaattaaaggggaaaaaatggaagaaacctcagggagagcaactgaggagggatcctcAGATAAATGTATGAgctttacatgtgtgttttatagGAACCATGGTGAAGCGTGTTGCAGTTATTCTCTCAGGATGTGGAGTCTATGACGGCACAGAGATCCACGAGGCCTCTGCTGTCCTTGTTCATCTGAGTCGAGCTGGAGCAAAAGTATAACATTGTATTCATCTGTTGTATCCAGTCCTATTTAGAGTGACTTTGCAAATTTCACATCTACATTTCTGTTCTTATACTTAGCAATACAAAAGCATTGTTATAAACCTGACACACTAAGATATAGTTGGCCTTAATAACAACTCTAAAAAGATCCCACAGTCCTTAGCTACAGAGGCTAAGTTTCATATTCTTCATTTCAGGTGACAATGTTTGCTCCGAATACAGATCAGATGCATGTTGTAAATCACTGTGAGGGGAAACCctcagaggagaaaagaaacgtCCTGCAGGAAAGTGCTCGCATCGCCAGGGGTGACGTGACTGATCTGGCCAAGTTAAAAGTTTCAGCATTTGACGCCGTCATCATCCCAGGTTAAATTAATGCtgcaaaatatttcacatttctctcaGTTTTTTCACCTCCTCTTTTGTGATATTTTGAACAACTCCTGTGTGTTCTCATTCATTCAGGGGGCTTTGGTGTGGCGAAGAACCTGAGTGACTGGGCAGTGAAGAATAAGGACTGCACCATCCAGCCACATCTAGAGAAGCTCATCAAGGCTTTCCACAAAGCCGGAAAGCCGCTGGGCATGTGCTGCATCTCCCCCATCCTCGCTGCCAAGATCCTGCCTGGCTGTGAGATCACTGTGGGACAGGACAAAGAATGTGAAAAGTGTGTGAAATAGTCCTCATCACTAGATGTCTACGGC
Encoded proteins:
- the LOC115014217 gene encoding glutamine amidotransferase-like class 1 domain-containing protein 3A, mitochondrial encodes the protein MVKRVAVILSGCGVYDGTEIHEASAVLVHLSRAGAKVTMFAPNTDQMHVVNHCEGKPSEEKRNVLQESARIARGDVTDLAKLKVSAFDAVIIPGGFGVAKNLSDWAVKNKDCTIQPHLEKLIKAFHKAGKPLGMCCISPILAAKILPGCEITVGQDKECEKWPYAQTAGAIKEMGCKHVNTDVEKAHVDVKNKLITTSAFMCNAPIHNVFDGIEVMVKETLKLA